A window from SAR324 cluster bacterium encodes these proteins:
- a CDS encoding Ig-like domain-containing protein: protein MKRLYLWMACLLIPTLIYAVGGGDDTTRPTVTAIEPASNASIDIFTDTILVRFSESMDVDSLNTNTIRLMRGTSQVPASLSYNEAAPSVVITLNSALEFSTQYSVIVTTGVMDEAGNYMASKHTSSFTTVANPQERIPKVSPYSKPGVTDNYCLADVKRAFLGLPDDKEGVPYTVRLQMTEDELEPTSFHHFQGFGRVHSADNQFAYFVGALSLDYDGDLVLWKHRHNGTTGALGQSEGPEKDDAAVYWGGFVPTYSKRGMVGAPYNHPSGLQTIGKYALIPADNWCGPHAHPPLTGGSTVACYDTVPQNVLHLWDLGDPYHPRLAKTLWTDPTLNGLGGGITRMKDGRYLAMMGLPNDDGRVIFLKSKGTDLEGEWLTAPYWSWKNGDPNFVSGGEGVWKKKQNFNLLSQCDGKTFLMVFDNNNAIGTGKDEIYLYQVDMTDNDSSSDTGIIKLTDGQYRHMNCGGDFYTNNGYCNFKASGTSYVTDNGQLLIYGTGHDNTGNRYPGDEQAGMKFMEWASTTEGYVSGNRSCGKGTGRTAWLELYEHDSFGGKMVLQNYSATKVNASALTTFASSSFGKNASSLKWCAPLNCKIRVYKKSEESKNRDLEGNSSFSSLENVFWLKNGQQAYDYILGVQKGTDWMNDDLENVEFFGESCGLK, encoded by the coding sequence ATGAAACGATTATACTTATGGATGGCGTGTCTTTTGATTCCCACATTGATTTATGCTGTGGGTGGTGGGGATGACACAACACGGCCAACAGTAACCGCCATAGAACCTGCCAGCAATGCATCCATTGATATTTTCACAGACACGATTCTTGTAAGGTTCAGTGAGTCCATGGATGTTGATTCGTTGAACACTAACACAATCCGCTTGATGCGTGGCACAAGTCAGGTGCCAGCTTCGCTCAGTTATAACGAGGCGGCCCCCTCCGTTGTGATCACATTAAACTCCGCTCTGGAGTTTTCTACGCAATATTCTGTGATTGTCACCACAGGCGTGATGGATGAAGCCGGCAATTACATGGCGTCAAAGCACACCAGTTCGTTCACCACCGTGGCAAATCCTCAGGAAAGAATTCCCAAAGTGTCACCTTACAGCAAACCCGGGGTGACAGATAACTATTGTCTGGCCGATGTGAAACGCGCGTTTCTCGGATTGCCGGATGATAAAGAGGGAGTGCCTTATACCGTCAGACTGCAAATGACAGAAGACGAACTGGAACCCACTTCCTTTCACCATTTTCAGGGCTTTGGCAGAGTTCATTCCGCAGACAATCAATTCGCCTATTTTGTGGGAGCCCTGAGTCTGGATTATGACGGAGATCTGGTTCTATGGAAACACAGACATAATGGAACAACAGGAGCATTGGGTCAATCTGAAGGTCCTGAAAAGGACGACGCGGCAGTGTATTGGGGGGGATTTGTTCCTACCTATTCCAAACGAGGGATGGTCGGCGCACCCTATAATCATCCAAGCGGATTGCAGACGATCGGTAAATACGCACTGATCCCCGCTGACAACTGGTGCGGTCCGCATGCGCATCCGCCACTCACAGGGGGTTCTACGGTTGCCTGCTATGACACGGTTCCTCAAAATGTCCTGCATTTGTGGGATCTTGGCGATCCTTACCATCCAAGACTGGCAAAAACCCTCTGGACTGATCCCACATTGAATGGCCTGGGAGGAGGAATCACTCGTATGAAAGATGGCCGTTACCTTGCCATGATGGGACTTCCCAATGATGATGGAAGAGTGATTTTCCTGAAGTCCAAAGGAACAGACCTTGAAGGCGAATGGTTGACAGCCCCCTATTGGAGTTGGAAAAATGGAGATCCCAATTTTGTTTCCGGGGGTGAGGGTGTTTGGAAGAAAAAACAGAATTTCAATCTGCTGTCTCAATGCGATGGCAAGACATTCCTGATGGTGTTTGATAACAACAATGCCATTGGTACCGGCAAGGATGAAATTTATCTGTATCAGGTTGATATGACCGATAATGATTCCAGCAGTGACACTGGAATCATCAAACTCACCGATGGGCAATATCGGCACATGAATTGTGGTGGAGATTTTTATACCAACAATGGCTACTGTAATTTCAAGGCCTCTGGAACCTCCTATGTCACCGACAATGGACAATTGCTCATTTATGGAACAGGTCATGACAATACGGGCAATCGTTATCCCGGCGATGAACAGGCAGGAATGAAATTTATGGAATGGGCCTCAACGACAGAAGGCTATGTTTCAGGAAATCGCTCTTGTGGAAAAGGCACAGGCCGAACGGCCTGGCTTGAACTTTATGAACATGATTCTTTTGGTGGAAAAATGGTGTTGCAAAACTATTCCGCGACCAAAGTCAACGCCTCAGCCCTTACAACCTTTGCCAGCAGTTCGTTTGGCAAAAACGCCAGTTCCCTGAAATGGTGCGCTCCGCTAAATTGCAAGATCAGGGTTTACAAAAAAAGCGAGGAAAGTAAAAACCGGGATCTGGAAGGGAATTCCTCATTTTCCAGTCTGGAGAATGTATTCTGGCTCAAGAACGGTCAACAGGCTTATGATTACATCCTGGGGGTTCAAAAAGGGACTGACTGGATGAATGATGATCTGGAAAATGTTGAATTTTTTGGTGAAAGCTGTGGCTTGAAATGA
- a CDS encoding 7-carboxy-7-deazaguanine synthase QueE codes for MKICQIIPNTLQGEGKYLGEPSSFFRMSLCNLQCAFCDTEYSWNTQFKDQWISYDMGQLIKMIPENSGWMGCVISGGEPLLWQNNDDFLDFLAICVRRYRRVTLETNATILPNEHMKKMRIIYSCSPKLSNSGERQDRRIKEEVLFYMNVNENAYFKFVVNNEADVHEILKDYSFLDRHKIWLMPEGKNADEVIHNSFVVSRLSISLGFNYTPRIHMTLNLDSE; via the coding sequence ATGAAAATCTGTCAAATCATTCCCAACACGTTGCAAGGGGAAGGAAAATATCTGGGGGAACCCTCTTCCTTTTTCCGGATGTCCCTGTGCAATCTGCAATGTGCCTTTTGTGACACAGAATATTCCTGGAACACACAATTCAAAGATCAATGGATTTCCTATGACATGGGACAATTGATTAAAATGATTCCAGAAAATTCGGGCTGGATGGGATGTGTGATCTCAGGAGGTGAGCCTCTGCTTTGGCAAAACAATGATGATTTTCTGGATTTTTTAGCAATCTGCGTCAGGCGTTATAGACGTGTGACACTGGAAACCAATGCGACTATTTTGCCCAATGAACACATGAAAAAAATGCGGATCATTTACTCCTGCTCTCCCAAGTTATCAAATTCAGGTGAACGACAGGATCGGAGGATCAAAGAAGAGGTTCTGTTCTATATGAATGTTAACGAAAACGCCTATTTCAAGTTTGTCGTCAACAACGAAGCCGATGTCCATGAAATATTGAAGGATTATTCGTTTTTGGACAGGCACAAGATCTGGTTGATGCCTGAAGGTAAAAACGCAGATGAAGTGATTCACAATTCGTTTGTAGTATCCCGCCTGAGTATCTCCCTGGGGTTCAATTACACCCCTCGAATTCACATGACTCTGAACCTGGATTCAGAATAA
- a CDS encoding SDR family oxidoreductase — protein sequence MKKNPFDLTGKIALVTGGSRGIGEAIVHLLASQGAHVIVSSRKLDGCQKVVDDIIKDGGTAEALPCHIGEMEQIQQVFQTISAKHGKLDILVNNAAANPYFGHILDTPIDAFQKTLEVNIRGYFYMSVEAAKLMKSGKGGSILNIASINGVIPGDMQGIYSISKAAILSMTKAFAKDCAAFNIRVNAILPGLTDTKFASALVQNEAILKQVMPHIPMRRVALPEEMAGAALYLVSDAASYTTGTWLNVDGGFLLV from the coding sequence ATGAAAAAAAATCCGTTTGATCTGACAGGTAAAATCGCACTGGTTACGGGAGGAAGCCGTGGCATTGGAGAAGCCATTGTTCATTTGCTGGCTTCACAGGGTGCGCATGTGATTGTCTCCAGCAGAAAACTGGATGGATGCCAGAAAGTTGTTGATGATATTATCAAAGACGGTGGAACCGCAGAAGCATTGCCGTGTCACATTGGGGAAATGGAGCAGATCCAGCAGGTGTTTCAGACGATCAGCGCAAAGCATGGAAAACTGGATATTCTGGTCAATAATGCTGCCGCTAATCCGTATTTCGGACACATTCTGGACACACCGATTGATGCGTTTCAAAAAACACTTGAAGTGAATATCCGCGGATATTTTTACATGTCTGTTGAAGCCGCCAAACTGATGAAATCAGGCAAAGGCGGGAGCATTCTGAATATTGCGTCCATCAATGGTGTGATTCCGGGTGATATGCAGGGCATCTATTCCATTTCCAAGGCCGCCATTCTTTCCATGACCAAAGCTTTTGCCAAGGATTGTGCGGCGTTCAACATCAGAGTCAACGCCATCCTGCCGGGTTTGACCGATACAAAATTTGCGTCCGCACTGGTTCAGAATGAGGCCATCCTCAAACAGGTCATGCCCCATATTCCGATGCGCAGAGTTGCCCTACCTGAAGAAATGGCTGGTGCCGCCCTGTATCTTGTGTCCGATGCCGCATCCTATACCACTGGAACCTGGCTCAATGTGGATGGCGGATTTTTGCTGGTGTGA
- a CDS encoding histidine phosphatase family protein, translating into MSVLYLIRHGQASFGQPDYDKLSETGLWQARELGRHLSEKAMKADTVFSGTMKRQSGTARELGAEFLKKGLFWPDVQENSLLNEFDHRKVVQCYLNNDSEKRAEWEAILSDPQGSTSQRFETAFGKALERWASGEFDADYPESWQTFRERCRTALTTMMDNSGSSKNILAFTSGGVISVMCGLLLNISATETFKMNQVIVNSSVTAVKFGRDRVSLWYFNNFSHLEHHPERVTYR; encoded by the coding sequence ATGAGTGTTTTATATTTGATCCGGCATGGTCAGGCCTCTTTTGGACAGCCTGATTATGACAAACTTTCAGAAACGGGATTATGGCAAGCTCGTGAATTAGGCCGACACTTGTCAGAAAAAGCCATGAAGGCGGACACGGTTTTTTCAGGAACCATGAAACGACAGTCCGGGACAGCCCGTGAATTGGGTGCCGAATTTCTCAAAAAAGGACTGTTCTGGCCTGATGTGCAGGAAAATTCCCTCTTGAATGAATTTGATCATCGGAAAGTGGTCCAGTGTTACCTGAACAATGATTCTGAAAAAAGGGCCGAATGGGAAGCAATTTTGAGTGATCCCCAGGGTTCAACTTCGCAACGTTTTGAAACTGCTTTTGGAAAAGCGTTGGAACGCTGGGCCTCTGGTGAATTCGACGCTGATTATCCCGAATCATGGCAAACTTTCAGGGAACGGTGCCGAACCGCGTTGACTACCATGATGGATAATTCAGGATCATCCAAAAATATTCTGGCCTTCACCTCTGGCGGTGTGATCAGTGTGATGTGCGGCTTGTTATTGAATATTTCCGCCACGGAAACTTTTAAAATGAATCAGGTTATTGTGAATTCGTCGGTCACCGCTGTGAAATTTGGCAGAGACCGAGTCAGTTTATGGTATTTCAACAATTTTTCTCATCTGGAACATCACCCTGAACGGGTGACCTACCGATAA
- a CDS encoding phosphotransferase family protein: protein MNETLNDQAVSIREGEELDLEKIDNWLNQQVEGLQGQLTIKQFPGGASNLTYLLKYDNREMVLRRPPFGKKAKSAHDMKREYSVMNTLKKYYPCVPGMIGLCEDQEIMGSDFYVMERINGIILRKDWPAELEFSQAQVRQLCLKVLDKLIELHKLNPVETGLDSLGRGDGYIDRQISGWSQRYINARTEDVPDYKQVMQWLDEHKPAEVRQCVIHNDFRFDNVILNPDNPMAVIGVLDWEMTTIGDPLMDLGNSLAYWVQADDDKAYHNLRLQPTHLPGMLTRREVVDYYCQQMGFNISNFLFYEIYGLFRLAVIAQQIYYRFFHGQTKDNRFQSFGQVVNYFEKRCLRLIEQAGH from the coding sequence ATGAATGAGACACTGAACGATCAGGCCGTTTCAATTCGGGAAGGTGAAGAACTGGATCTTGAAAAAATTGACAACTGGCTGAATCAGCAAGTGGAAGGACTTCAAGGACAATTGACAATCAAACAGTTTCCCGGTGGTGCGTCCAATCTGACGTATCTTCTCAAATATGATAATCGGGAAATGGTGTTGCGCAGACCGCCCTTTGGAAAAAAGGCCAAATCCGCCCATGACATGAAACGGGAATATTCTGTAATGAACACCCTGAAAAAATATTATCCCTGTGTGCCCGGAATGATTGGTTTATGTGAAGATCAAGAAATCATGGGAAGTGATTTTTATGTCATGGAACGTATCAATGGAATTATTCTCAGAAAAGATTGGCCTGCCGAACTGGAGTTTTCACAGGCTCAGGTGCGTCAGCTTTGTCTCAAGGTGCTGGATAAACTGATTGAACTGCACAAATTAAATCCAGTCGAAACAGGGCTGGATAGTCTGGGTCGTGGAGACGGATACATTGATCGGCAGATCAGTGGCTGGAGTCAGCGTTATATCAATGCCAGAACCGAAGATGTTCCCGATTATAAACAGGTCATGCAATGGCTGGATGAGCATAAACCCGCTGAGGTACGCCAATGTGTGATTCATAATGATTTCAGGTTTGATAATGTGATCCTCAATCCTGACAATCCGATGGCTGTGATTGGTGTGCTGGATTGGGAAATGACTACGATTGGTGATCCGTTGATGGATCTCGGCAACAGTCTGGCTTATTGGGTTCAGGCCGATGATGACAAGGCTTATCACAACCTCAGACTTCAACCGACTCATTTGCCCGGAATGCTGACACGCAGAGAAGTGGTGGACTATTATTGCCAGCAAATGGGATTTAATATCAGCAATTTCCTCTTTTATGAAATATATGGATTGTTTCGTCTGGCCGTGATCGCGCAACAGATCTATTATCGGTTTTTTCATGGTCAAACCAAAGACAACCGGTTTCAATCCTTTGGTCAGGTTGTTAATTATTTTGAAAAACGATGTCTGCGATTGATTGAGCAGGCTGGTCACTGA
- a CDS encoding acyl-CoA dehydrogenase family protein, with protein MDFGHSERASEYIKKMTSFMKEWVLPNEKTYFEQLYAGESPWIQPAIMEELKERARDAGLWNLFLPEEEYGPGLSNVEYAPLAEITGHSLISPEIFNCNAPDTGNMEVLVKYGSEAQKEQWLKPLLEGKIRSAFCMTEPGVASSDATNMQATARIEGNEVVCDGRKWWSTGIGHPNCKILIFMGLSNPDAPAHSRHSMILVPKDAPGVKIERMLPVFGEVHPPFGHGEVSFTNVRVPVENIIAGPGRGFEIAQGRLGPGRIHHCMRAIGTAEKALELLCKRGVSRTAFKKNLIDLGGNRDLVANARMAIDQARLLTLKAAWMIDTVGTKRAMSEISQIKVVAPNVAQMILDQAMQIHGGAGMTDDFPLASLFAGIRTLRLADGPDEVHRHLIAKIELAKYIPR; from the coding sequence ATGGATTTTGGACATTCAGAACGAGCCAGTGAATACATCAAGAAAATGACCTCATTCATGAAAGAATGGGTACTTCCTAACGAAAAAACCTACTTTGAACAATTGTATGCCGGAGAAAGTCCCTGGATACAACCTGCCATCATGGAGGAACTCAAGGAACGCGCCCGGGATGCCGGACTCTGGAATCTGTTTTTACCTGAAGAAGAATATGGCCCGGGGCTGAGTAATGTGGAATACGCCCCGCTGGCGGAAATCACCGGCCACTCTCTGATTTCTCCTGAAATATTTAATTGTAACGCACCCGATACCGGGAACATGGAAGTGCTGGTGAAGTATGGTTCTGAAGCCCAGAAAGAACAATGGCTCAAACCCTTACTGGAAGGCAAAATTCGCTCAGCATTTTGTATGACGGAACCTGGAGTTGCTTCGTCAGATGCCACCAATATGCAGGCAACGGCAAGAATTGAAGGCAATGAAGTGGTGTGTGATGGCCGGAAATGGTGGAGCACCGGGATTGGACATCCAAACTGTAAAATTCTGATATTCATGGGCTTGAGCAATCCGGACGCACCCGCGCATTCCAGACATTCCATGATTCTGGTTCCCAAAGACGCACCTGGTGTCAAAATAGAACGGATGTTGCCGGTATTTGGCGAAGTACATCCTCCTTTTGGTCATGGCGAAGTTAGTTTCACCAATGTCAGGGTTCCTGTAGAAAACATCATCGCAGGACCGGGGCGTGGATTTGAGATCGCTCAGGGCCGACTTGGACCAGGGCGAATTCATCATTGCATGCGAGCTATTGGTACCGCTGAAAAAGCGCTGGAACTGCTTTGCAAACGTGGTGTATCAAGAACCGCCTTCAAAAAGAATCTGATTGACCTGGGGGGAAATCGAGACCTTGTGGCAAACGCCCGCATGGCCATAGATCAGGCCCGATTGCTGACGCTCAAAGCGGCATGGATGATTGATACGGTTGGCACAAAAAGAGCCATGAGTGAAATTTCACAGATCAAGGTCGTCGCACCGAATGTTGCTCAGATGATTCTGGATCAGGCCATGCAGATTCATGGTGGGGCCGGTATGACGGATGATTTTCCTCTGGCCTCTCTGTTTGCCGGTATCCGAACTCTACGGCTGGCTGATGGCCCCGATGAGGTCCATCGTCATTTGATCGCTAAAATTGAACTGGCAAAATATATTCCCCGATAA
- the pelG gene encoding exopolysaccharide Pel transporter PelG: MAGIGFDLKKLLNEDSAQSKVSAFFYTALVTSGPWLFAVISLSVISSFGKILTSEKVMIEFMGVAVYAFAFSMIFTSGSQWVITRLVSDCLYGGEVEKIPGIFSATMLLTLLLCLIPGIPAVYLLHLPLYSSMLCLALFVLCGQMWMTMLFISALKEYMRIVWAFLIGFLVAIPLSLHIGGILGRDGFLTGLCLGISIIVFMLVLSILVEFNSSLKPDWSILKAHSRYKILFFASLVMILGLWIDKLIFWFHEGFNTLGYLKVFPIYDGSMFIAYLTVLPVMAFFVMIIETDFYDGYRRFYYLIDRKVPYMVLKHARNDMVLNLLNNGKRALIFQLALTSGLIFLSPWLVPVFHFSWEQWPVMRIGLVAAILHMMFSLLNIVLAYFDCRKELLWTGLVYLIVNVLGTFWTLDNPWLYGYGYLMAGLAGSLTSFGLVMFRIKYLMYYTFVQ; encoded by the coding sequence ATGGCAGGGATCGGGTTTGATCTAAAAAAATTACTGAATGAAGATTCCGCGCAATCCAAGGTTTCAGCGTTTTTCTACACTGCGCTGGTGACTTCAGGTCCCTGGTTGTTTGCCGTGATTTCGCTTTCTGTGATTTCTTCCTTTGGCAAGATCCTGACCAGTGAAAAAGTCATGATTGAGTTCATGGGCGTCGCGGTGTACGCGTTTGCGTTTTCCATGATTTTCACGTCTGGTTCCCAATGGGTGATCACCCGTTTGGTGTCAGACTGTCTGTATGGCGGTGAAGTGGAAAAAATCCCCGGTATTTTTTCAGCGACCATGCTGCTCACCCTCCTGTTGTGTCTGATCCCCGGGATTCCCGCGGTTTATTTGCTTCACCTGCCGTTATATTCCTCTATGTTGTGTCTGGCCCTGTTTGTTCTGTGTGGGCAGATGTGGATGACCATGCTGTTCATTTCCGCACTCAAGGAATATATGCGCATTGTCTGGGCGTTTCTGATCGGCTTTCTGGTGGCGATTCCGCTGTCACTGCATATTGGCGGAATTCTGGGCCGTGATGGCTTTCTAACCGGACTTTGTCTTGGCATCAGCATCATCGTGTTCATGCTGGTTCTCAGCATCCTGGTAGAATTCAACAGTTCCCTCAAACCCGACTGGAGTATTCTAAAAGCGCATTCACGCTACAAAATTCTTTTTTTTGCCAGTCTGGTCATGATTCTGGGATTATGGATCGACAAACTGATTTTCTGGTTCCATGAAGGTTTCAACACCCTCGGCTATCTCAAAGTGTTTCCAATCTATGATGGTTCCATGTTTATCGCCTATCTGACGGTTCTACCGGTCATGGCGTTTTTTGTGATGATCATTGAAACGGATTTTTATGACGGTTATCGCCGATTTTATTATCTGATTGACCGGAAAGTTCCCTACATGGTGTTGAAACATGCCCGGAATGACATGGTATTGAATCTGTTGAATAACGGGAAACGTGCCCTGATCTTTCAATTGGCGCTGACCTCAGGCCTGATTTTTTTATCACCTTGGCTGGTGCCCGTGTTTCATTTCAGTTGGGAGCAGTGGCCTGTCATGCGAATCGGTCTCGTCGCGGCGATATTGCACATGATGTTTTCCCTGCTCAATATTGTGCTGGCCTATTTTGACTGCCGCAAGGAACTGCTCTGGACAGGACTGGTTTATCTGATCGTGAATGTATTGGGAACCTTCTGGACACTTGATAATCCCTGGCTTTATGGTTATGGCTACCTGATGGCAGGACTGGCTGGCAGTCTGACAAGTTTCGGACTCGTGATGTTCCGGATTAAATATCTGATGTATTATACCTTTGTTCAATAA
- the pelF gene encoding GT4 family glycosyltransferase PelF, producing MHTGEQPQYEADICLILEGTYPYVPGGVSSWVHSLINGLKEFTYSIVLLLPDKQERKPKYPIPANVTGIHEVYLQDPSLFEKPLMKQPPSREALSSSWNFHMNMPFVVDSDNPTLGKDEFEQVVAQFHKKEWNIPSVFHSKAVWNSIVQLNHIRNPEASFLDYYWTWKYLHAGILTTIAAEVPLCRMYHTVSTGYAGLLAARAGILTGRPMIVTEHGIYSKERKIEISRASWIFEKSKNRFNAEQEMDTFKQIWIDSFRVMSRMCYDQAEQIITLFTGNQRLQMDDGAPVEKLKVIPNGVEYSTMSQLTPDPQTPPVIGFVGRVVPIKDVKTFLRAIALVVRVIPEIQVWIMGPTEEDKKYYEECVQLAKSLKIDHLLTYTGNVDLKRYYPKLSVMVLTSLSEGQPLVILEAQCLGIPCVASDVGACRELLEGRDEDKSLGPGGIITGLASPDSTASAIVSILQKPSLAKRLGEAGKQRMKEYYDMPIFYNHYRKIYLSTTNS from the coding sequence ATGCATACCGGGGAACAACCGCAATATGAAGCGGATATCTGTCTTATCCTTGAAGGAACATATCCTTATGTGCCCGGTGGTGTGAGCAGTTGGGTGCATTCCCTGATCAATGGACTGAAGGAGTTCACCTACAGCATTGTCCTGCTGTTGCCTGACAAACAGGAACGCAAACCCAAATACCCCATTCCAGCCAATGTGACAGGAATCCATGAAGTGTATCTTCAGGATCCCTCCCTGTTTGAAAAACCCCTGATGAAACAACCGCCTTCCCGTGAGGCCCTGTCCTCATCCTGGAATTTTCACATGAACATGCCGTTTGTCGTTGATTCGGACAATCCCACTCTGGGAAAGGATGAATTTGAACAAGTGGTGGCTCAATTTCATAAAAAAGAATGGAATATTCCCTCAGTATTTCATTCCAAGGCGGTATGGAACTCCATTGTACAACTGAATCACATCCGCAATCCTGAAGCCTCTTTTCTGGATTATTATTGGACCTGGAAATATCTCCATGCAGGAATCTTGACCACGATAGCGGCAGAAGTGCCCCTGTGCCGGATGTATCACACCGTTTCTACAGGCTATGCCGGCTTGCTGGCGGCCAGAGCAGGAATCCTCACGGGACGGCCAATGATTGTGACGGAACATGGGATCTACAGCAAGGAACGTAAAATCGAGATTTCGCGGGCCTCATGGATTTTTGAAAAATCCAAAAACAGATTCAATGCGGAACAGGAAATGGACACTTTCAAACAAATCTGGATTGATTCCTTCAGAGTGATGTCCCGTATGTGTTACGATCAGGCTGAACAGATCATCACACTGTTTACGGGAAATCAGCGTTTGCAGATGGATGACGGGGCGCCCGTGGAAAAACTGAAAGTGATTCCCAATGGTGTGGAATATTCAACAATGAGCCAATTGACCCCTGATCCTCAGACCCCCCCTGTGATCGGCTTTGTGGGCCGGGTGGTTCCAATCAAGGATGTAAAGACCTTTTTGAGAGCAATTGCTCTCGTTGTCCGGGTGATTCCTGAAATTCAGGTTTGGATCATGGGCCCCACAGAAGAAGATAAAAAATATTATGAAGAATGTGTACAACTGGCGAAAAGTCTGAAAATTGATCACCTTCTGACCTATACCGGGAACGTGGATCTGAAAAGATACTATCCCAAACTGAGTGTCATGGTGCTGACCAGTCTGAGTGAGGGACAACCCCTGGTGATCCTCGAAGCCCAATGTCTGGGAATTCCCTGTGTGGCCTCGGATGTGGGCGCCTGTCGGGAGTTGCTGGAAGGACGTGATGAAGACAAGTCACTGGGACCCGGAGGGATCATCACCGGCCTGGCGTCTCCAGACTCAACCGCCAGTGCTATCGTGTCGATCCTGCAGAAACCATCTCTGGCTAAAAGGCTGGGTGAGGCAGGCAAACAGAGGATGAAAGAGTATTATGACATGCCAATTTTTTACAATCATTACCGTAAAATTTACCTTTCCACTACCAACTCTTGA
- a CDS encoding GAF domain-containing protein yields the protein MKAFFQKFPVAKIYLVEIPLFFLAFELVEIYLHSLHMSLGELSPHPYWLVVISLALMYGPVAGIVTGIIAGGLTLNWAELKDIQPMELMVLAFSPFAFVSGGALLGFINRRQKNLISDNFKDLDSLHQQIEDIETDRQRLIEANLNLEKKVVSREDTILTLYEASKSLGSLQKEQIFQKIPVLLKEYLRAQACSFYLHQEDQLMFISQIGWHSLQEYPDNYNSSSPLYQQLIRQMRILMPQDLRDIDNSIMVSPLIDQNKHLYGMIKIEKLSFLELNASTAKMLEILADWMMRAIDNAWRFSVSQERQIRDPLTETFTYAYFKERLQREIRLTQRYKLKTALTLVKIVRFQDMTETIQNTVLSIVARILLFQFRDEDLVARVEFEDYQFAIIQPYTEHQGANVAIMRCLRELIGFEFKPFEDNDFEVLLLEWNVLESQDQSLFNHPLVWEIQGTGADRFNDMIANIAKQAGK from the coding sequence ATGAAAGCGTTTTTTCAAAAATTTCCTGTGGCAAAAATTTATCTGGTGGAAATCCCCCTGTTTTTTCTGGCCTTTGAACTGGTGGAAATTTATCTCCACAGTCTCCACATGAGTCTTGGTGAATTGTCTCCGCATCCCTACTGGCTGGTGGTCATCAGTCTGGCGCTGATGTATGGTCCGGTGGCAGGCATTGTCACGGGAATCATTGCTGGGGGATTGACACTGAACTGGGCTGAGCTGAAAGACATTCAACCCATGGAACTGATGGTGCTGGCGTTTTCACCCTTTGCCTTTGTATCAGGTGGCGCTCTGCTTGGTTTTATCAACCGCCGGCAAAAAAACCTGATTTCTGATAATTTCAAGGATCTGGATTCACTTCATCAGCAGATTGAGGACATTGAAACCGACCGTCAGCGTTTGATTGAAGCCAACCTCAATCTGGAAAAAAAGGTGGTTTCCCGTGAAGATACCATCTTGACGCTCTATGAAGCTTCTAAAAGTCTGGGCAGTCTGCAGAAAGAACAGATCTTTCAGAAAATCCCTGTGTTGCTCAAGGAATATTTACGGGCACAGGCCTGTTCTTTTTATCTGCATCAGGAAGATCAATTGATGTTCATTTCACAAATCGGCTGGCATAGTTTGCAGGAATATCCGGATAACTACAATTCCAGCAGTCCGCTGTATCAACAACTCATACGCCAAATGCGAATTCTGATGCCGCAGGATTTGAGGGACATTGATAATTCTATCATGGTCTCGCCCCTCATTGATCAAAACAAACATCTGTATGGGATGATCAAAATTGAAAAACTGTCTTTTCTGGAACTGAATGCCTCGACAGCCAAAATGCTGGAGATCCTCGCCGACTGGATGATGCGGGCCATTGACAATGCCTGGCGTTTCAGTGTGAGTCAGGAACGACAGATCAGGGATCCACTCACGGAGACGTTTACCTATGCGTATTTCAAGGAACGTCTGCAACGTGAAATCAGGTTGACACAACGCTATAAGTTGAAGACTGCTCTGACCCTGGTGAAGATTGTCCGGTTTCAGGATATGACTGAAACCATTCAGAATACTGTTTTGAGTATTGTCGCGCGTATTCTGCTGTTTCAATTCCGTGATGAGGATCTGGTCGCACGTGTAGAGTTTGAGGATTATCAGTTTGCCATCATTCAACCGTATACAGAACATCAAGGTGCCAATGTCGCCATCATGCGCTGTCTCAGGGAATTGATCGGCTTTGAATTCAAACCATTTGAAGACAATGACTTTGAAGTCCTGCTCCTGGAATGGAATGTACTGGAAAGTCAGGATCAATCTTTATTCAACCACCCCCTGGTTTGGGAAATTCAGGGAACTGGTGCTGACCGATTCAATGACATGATTGCCAATATCGCAAAACAGGCTGGAAAATGA